Genomic DNA from Limanda limanda chromosome 8, fLimLim1.1, whole genome shotgun sequence:
CCTTGAAGAATTGTGTAACTGACTGATACTTGCAGCTTAAGTCGCAGCTCTTCCGGTTCAGGGAGCCGCTGATCATGAGTAATATCcactgttcagttgtgtttcagttcagtcagATTTTTCTCTAAATGAAAACAACTTCATTGCACGGAGGTGGAGCCCAAAATAATGAATcaccacatgtggctgcagagggcgctgcagCCATAAAAACTCTACAAATGTCTGACCTGTCCATAAAGCCATAGGGACCATAGTCCAGCGTGAGTCCCAGGATGCTCATGTTGTCTGTGTTCAGGACTCCATGACAGAAACCTACACACTGCCACTGAGCCACGAGTCGAGCTGTACGGAGCAtcacctgcaaacacaacatcttACAGATAAGCTACCGTTCTGCAACACATCCAAAAAGAAACTATAATCTGAAAACCTCCCCTGAGGAGGGTAAATTGCATCATTGCTTTCTAATCATCTCATATAGAgcagaggacacagaaactgagtCATTGAGTCTACAGCAGCTTAACAGGATAATATGATCCATAAATGTTCTTGGCTTCAAACTGTAATGTCAGTGCCTTAGTCTTACATACATAGGTACATATTTTCTTAAAATGTCTGGGCCTGTCAATGCatttgaacccccccccccgtcctttTCCAGGGTTACATGACATCCCTTCTTTAAGATGTGTCTTGTGACTTATTGCAAACACTAAACTTGTGGAAATTAGAATAACACTAGGTAGGTGCATTCTGACTTTCTCCAAGGTCCAACAGTTCCTTTCTGAAGCCCTACACAAAAATTCACTAGATGCTTAATTTGGATCAAAATGATCATGCCCCTAAACAGGCCTgataatttaaaatcaagatacatgaattattctctaagaaaGCCACCAAAATGTTGAACAAAGCAccgtctcacaatgttaaagaaaaaaaattaggCGGGGTGGAAGTCACTCAGGGACTCTGACCTCTCTGAAGAAAGCCACGTTCCTCTCCACTCGCTCGGGGTAGTTCTGCTGGATCTCAGGGTAAAACATCTCAATGACGTAATCCAACATCTGACCTCGGATCTCATCTCGTCCGTAGCTGGGACCCTGACGCCCCGTGGACTCGTCGGCCCGCTTGAAGATCTCAAAGGATCCAAACCTGCACAGCGAAGATGACAGACATCTCTTGTGTTTACAAAGCTCAGACATCATTGATggatgggatggggggggggcaatgacctgcactcacctgaGGAAGGTGGGTGCGATGCGGAGAACCACCGAGCATCTCTCCTGGCGCGGGTTTCCGCTGTAGTACACGTCCCGGACCACCCTGCTGTCAGAGGTCACCACGGAGCCAGCTCTGGTGGTGGGCACACCCAGGAAGAACATGGCCTCACTGCAGAGGAACTCTCTGATACTGGAGCGCAGAACCTTACGGCCATCAGCCTGTCTGAGGAggggagacacagacaggtagaaaatacagcaaatcatcacaataatgataataatattgaCCAAAGTTGTGAAGTCCTGCTTTGATCGCCTGAGACAAAGCAAACCAAAGTTAgatcatttctttctttaagttttttccttttctcctccagacTTTAAAACTACAATGCACTTTACTCTGTTATCGccaaaaaattaaacaaaacgcTGCTGCCAGACTTTTAACACGTAAGATGAAGAGAAGTTAAACCAAACCTTTCTGCAATTTACTGGTTACCTATGAGTTTCATCTTATTTAAATCTCAGGCAGGTAAACACAGCATCTTCTTTTAAATCTATTCTTAAGACTCACTCATATTGTTTGGTATATACTCACTATCAGTGAGTTGAAACTACTTACAGTATTCTATCttgttgtattttatgttttgaaattgtaatatttgttttataatccACTTTCTAACTCTGTTTCAcaaggtgctatacaaatacagttcACTGTCTTCTTCTTATCAGTATTAAAGAGATGTTGGATAAACCCCTAACCAAATATCAATGTGTATTTCAAGCTGAATAACTAATAGAAGTGATTTTCATCTCACACTGCATATAAACGTTTCTTCCAAACACTGAAATGCAACATGACACTGACAGTCCctcccagcagcagcttgtACCTGGAGAAAGGAGTCAGCCCGGCTCCCTTCACCTGGATCTCCCACCGGCCGCTCGGGTTCTCCCGCAGCAGCTCCGGATCCTGACCCGGAGGAACCTTCACCTCCCCCAGGTAACAGGCCGCCCCGTCGCCCAGCTGCCCGGCGAACTGTCCGAACTGGTGCCCGCAGTAGCAGTGGGCGACGGGCTCGGACCCGGGCATCACCCTGGAGCCGCTGAGGTACTCCGGCCCCAGCGGGTCGTCGGTGACCTCTTCCCCGCGGAGCCCCAGCAGCCCCAGGGCGGCCTGCGACACGGCGGCGAAGTGAGGCCGGGTCAGCGGCTGCGTCGTCACCTGGGCGAAGCAGGCTCCCTTCACCTGCCGCGGACCGGGCTCCTCCGACGGGTCCACGGGCAGCTTCCTCAGGGCGGCGTTGTCAAACTCCAGCCGCTCCAGCGGGGACCGACTCACCGCCAGACCCATGCTCTCCATCCCGCCCGAGCTCAGGCGTCTGAACACGGACACACCGGGCACCACGATGAGTGACAGTCGCAGCCGAGGTGCTAAATAAGCCATGAACCAGCGGCCATGAGTGAGTTTGTGTCGCAGTCTTTGATCATGCTTTCATAATCCTGCTGTTTACGACAGAGGGTACGACCCTGATCTCTGTCCGACCGGAAACAAACAGTAGATGCATCTACACCTATGTAGTTCCGCATCTACTGTTTGTTTCCGGTCGGACAGATATCAGGATCATAGACAGAAGCTCAAATGGATATTAAACGGAGATAACAAAGTtcagataataattcatatttaattataaCTATATATGAAAGCTAATATTATTGTGACAGATATATTAACattgatattaatataataGCATCATTAAGCTACATACTGTATTCTGAGGAAATCAAATGCCAGGGTCAGTGTGCTTTTGTAGGTGATATACAAAAGGGAGAAAGCAACATTTTTGAGGCAAATATAgttatatctttatttaaaaggCTTCCATAGTTCATGACATTATTCAGAATTCAATGTTGGGGTTCTCAACAAGGACAATACAAGGATATGGGGAAACAAACATTGCAACAAATAATAGGCATTCATACAGTTTTCTTGGCAATTCTCAAAGTTACAGTATATATTAAACCATTCAGAGTTCTATGGCAGGGGGACAATGTTTTAATCGGACTGCATTGTACTGCTGAGTGGGACATCTGTCCTCCACATTCTCACGATGCTTATATATGAATTAATCTAATTCATGAGTTGGAAGACATATTATCTGAATAAGTTTAATGTTTGGGTAGTTTACAAGTGGTCTAATAATGTAAGAAGAAACGGCACTGCTTCAGTTACTCAAGTCCTGTATAAATTCACTGGGTCGTATCACAAATCTTGTAAATACATCTAGATGAGGGAATGTACAAAAATTGTCATGAAAACTAAGGAAATCAATGTTGGTATACAACCTTGCAACTGTGTTATTGTCTTAATCAGACTGTTGTATTTACAAGTTCCAGGGATGTTATCCATCCAGTTTTTTCTATGTGCAATAAGAGACTCTGTACTGTGGATACAGGTCACTGGGTAAAACAGGGTCAAAGGCAGCAGTGATAGCAGTGTAAGGCTTGACCTCTCAACTCTCAGTTCTCTTCATAGTGGTCAAAACAAGTCCACAAATAATTTCCCTCAATGGGAAATCATGACAATCAATATAACTTTTGAATCGTCTGCTAGATCAACCAATCCTTGTTCCCCTTTTTACAATCATTCCAGGAAGAGATAATGCATATatcatacaaatacaaacagctGGTGTGCTGGATGTCAGATGTCCTCATGGGACGGTTTTCAGACAAAGCTTTCTGCCTGTGATGCATATTTCTGTGTCAAGTATGAAACCTGTACTAGTAGGTGCAACTAGAAAAAGCATAGAGATGATGGTACCGCAAACTGGAAGTACaattatatatacaaataaaatgtttgatgAATTTCTCATTCTGAGGCACATTTaagcttctcctccttcaggttTCTGTAGAATATAAAATGTAGGAGCCATGGTAACTGAAATTGCTGAAACTAAGACGACAAAATGTAGACAGATGTCTGTATTAAGGGCGACAGTATCTATAAAGTTTGTCTACTTTATCTTAAATCAATAAAAGGACAGATTGTTACAAACAAAGTTGCATCAACCATTTGCTTGTCTAATCTGTGAGATGCATAACACACATTTTTGCCATTCCATGAAGTTAACCATTAGCCCTTACAGCTGCGGTATGAGGCACTTGTCTGTTGATGTAGGCAGGGCCATGCACAAAAGGAATCATTTCATGCTAATCCTGTCTGAGAGTTTTGTGGAATATTCAACAATTAAGGAAATGAAAGTAAACCCTCCAAGTCAGACACTTGCTGACATTAACCTTGAGTTACTCTATGCACCAACTATTAAAACGGAAGGTTTAAAAAGACCTTTCCTAAATCATATTTCTCCATTTTATATATTCCAGTTCTTGCTATTTTGCTTTCTTGTCCTTTCCATAGGCTGCACGTCTAGTAAAAGACTCCACCAGTCTTTTCTAAAGTGCTCAACTTGAAATGTGCCAATATCCCAAACATCCTGGCTGGCACAATAAAGGAGAGAGGAGTAAGGAGAGAGCGATAGAAAAGTGTTCCACTCAGAAAGTGAACCGTCATATCAGGGCAGGGGACTGAAGCTGTTTCTGACGGTACTTGACAgatcatatctgtgtgtgtaagtcaTTCAGACCAATTGTGGGGTAAATAGAAATCTGTTGAAAAGGAATTTTTGGCCTTTGTAAACAATACAAAATGCAGGATTTGCAcgaaatatgataaaaaataaattaaataaagagtaCTGTCGTGGTTTCTTTGGCAGTACGGGCCTGCAGTGTTGACAGGGACATCAATACAAGAGGGAAGGCTCTAAACCCCCCTAAGGTCCTCGTTAGTTCATATTGTGGGCTGGTGAACTCTATTCCTCCAGCCTCACCTCCTTTTGTTAAGGCCACTGGTGAAAGATGCATCTTTTTCATAAATCAGAGGTCGTGTCAATGATGCGCTTGGAGCGGTCAAGCAGGCGGTGGCTGTAGAATCTCCAGAACGGATTGGACAGTGGGTAGAGACAGTAGGGTTCTCCCTATACTCCCTCCAGCACGGTAACAGGCATATCCCAGCATTCCCATCATGACGCCCTTCATGACTGTGCGCAACACCCAGCCAAAACGTGAGGGAGGCGCAAcactgaggaggaaacacacacatggagcagTTGTTGAACTGTCTAAGCAAATACCATTACAGTTCATTTGTACTTCTGAATGTCAATTATTTAAACAACTAAATCAACATACCTCATAATTTCACTAATGTTAAGCTCCTTCTCCCAGTTTTTTTCGATGCCAGGAACATGG
This window encodes:
- the selenoo1 gene encoding selenoprotein O1, whose amino-acid sequence is MAYLAPRLRLSLIVVPGVSVFRRLSSGGMESMGLAVSRSPLERLEFDNAALRKLPVDPSEEPGPRQVKGACFAQVTTQPLTRPHFAAVSQAALGLLGLRGEEVTDDPLGPEYLSGSRVMPGSEPVAHCYCGHQFGQFAGQLGDGAACYLGEVKVPPGQDPELLRENPSGRWEIQVKGAGLTPFSRQADGRKVLRSSIREFLCSEAMFFLGVPTTRAGSVVTSDSRVVRDVYYSGNPRQERCSVVLRIAPTFLRFGSFEIFKRADESTGRQGPSYGRDEIRGQMLDYVIEMFYPEIQQNYPERVERNVAFFREVMLRTARLVAQWQCVGFCHGVLNTDNMSILGLTLDYGPYGFMDRFDPDFICNASDNSGRYSYQAQPAICRWNLVKLAETLAPELPPDRAESVMDEYLDLYNGFYLENMRKKLGFLKKEEPEDEILITELLQTMHNTGADFTNAFRSLSQISCPTEGEAEGEEELVKKAAELLLEQCSSLEELKAANKPTMDTRELAMLLSMAQSNPALFQMISDRMTLSRQLEKLSRLKDLMETSGEELRVKQAEDWTRWIAGYRKRLARELEGQSDVRAAQEERERVMDAANPRVVLRNYIAQNAIEAAESGDFSEVQRVLKVLEKPFSAQPGLERPAWAGGGGAAERAENDEGEEQRQEAASSSAARDPVPYNSKPPAWANELCVTUSS